One window from the genome of Pyxicephalus adspersus chromosome 6, UCB_Pads_2.0, whole genome shotgun sequence encodes:
- the NOP10 gene encoding H/ACA ribonucleoprotein complex subunit 3 has translation MFLQYYLNEQGDRVYTMKKVAPDGQPTSSAHPARFSPDDKYSRHRITVKKRFGLLLTQQPRPIL, from the exons ATGTTTCTGCAATATTACCTGAACGAACAAGGGGATCGGGTGTACACCATGAAG aaAGTAGCTCCAGATGGACAGCCAACCTCTTCAGCCCACCCGGCACGCTTCTCCCCAGATGACAAGTACTCACGACACCGTATTACCGTCAAGAAACGGTTTGGTCTACTTCTGACACAGCAACCAAGACCTATTTTGTGA